Proteins from a genomic interval of Beijerinckia indica subsp. indica ATCC 9039:
- a CDS encoding adenine phosphoribosyltransferase, translated as MNKPIDLKSAIRTISNYPKPGIEFRDITTLLGDARAFRRAVDELVQPWAGTKVDKIAGMEARGFILGGAVAHQLSAGFVPIRKKGKLPHTTVSIAYSLEYGLDEMEIHADAVVKGEKVILVDDLIATGGTATGAVGLLQKLGAEVIAACFVIDLPDLGGAKKIEALGVPVRSLISFEGH; from the coding sequence ATGAACAAGCCCATCGATTTGAAAAGCGCGATCCGTACGATCTCCAATTATCCCAAGCCAGGCATAGAATTTCGCGACATCACCACTTTGCTTGGTGATGCTCGCGCCTTTCGCCGCGCGGTCGATGAATTGGTCCAGCCTTGGGCCGGGACCAAGGTCGACAAGATCGCCGGCATGGAGGCGCGCGGCTTCATTCTGGGCGGCGCGGTGGCGCATCAGCTTTCCGCCGGCTTCGTGCCGATCCGCAAGAAAGGCAAGCTGCCTCATACCACTGTCTCGATCGCCTATTCATTGGAATATGGTCTCGACGAGATGGAGATTCATGCCGATGCTGTGGTGAAGGGCGAGAAGGTCATCCTTGTCGATGATTTGATCGCCACCGGCGGCACGGCGACCGGCGCTGTCGGTTTGTTGCAGAAGCTCGGCGCGGAAGTCATCGCCGCCTGTTTCGTGATCGACCTGCCCGATCTTGGCGGAGCCAAGAAGATCGAGGCGCTCGGCGTGCCGGTGCGCAGCCTGATCTCTTTTGAAGGGCATTAA
- the msrP gene encoding protein-methionine-sulfoxide reductase catalytic subunit MsrP, translating into MPFHRRRGWEIAACEATPESLFLNRRAFLRTSVAAGALLTTGLSEFGGTADAEGSSASLYPAKTNSTYSLDRPLTPERVNAHYNNFYEFGATKNVAEAAESLRTRPWTLKVDGLVEAPRDYAIDDLERTFPLEERLYRHRCVEAWSMTIPWTGFPLRALLDQVRPLSGARYVRMETFHDAKMAPGQRQFWYPWPYVEGLTIAEAGHDLAFLVTGAYGKPLGKVFGAPLRLAVPWKYGFKSIKSITRISLVAERPKTFWEQLQASEYGFWANVNPAVAHPRWSQASEEVIGTGERRPTLLFNGYGEQVASLYAGLQKEVLYR; encoded by the coding sequence ATGCCGTTCCATCGCCGCCGTGGATGGGAAATCGCCGCCTGCGAGGCGACGCCCGAATCCCTTTTTCTCAATCGCCGCGCCTTTCTGCGCACAAGCGTGGCTGCCGGAGCTCTTTTGACCACGGGCCTTTCAGAATTCGGCGGCACGGCCGATGCGGAGGGCTCCTCGGCTTCTCTTTATCCCGCCAAAACCAATTCGACCTATAGCTTGGACCGGCCGCTGACACCCGAGCGCGTCAACGCCCATTACAATAATTTCTATGAATTCGGCGCGACCAAGAATGTCGCCGAGGCAGCGGAATCCCTCAGAACAAGGCCCTGGACGCTCAAAGTCGATGGTCTTGTCGAGGCGCCACGCGACTATGCCATTGATGATCTGGAACGCACCTTTCCGCTGGAGGAAAGGCTCTATCGCCATCGCTGTGTCGAGGCCTGGTCCATGACCATCCCCTGGACCGGCTTTCCCCTGCGCGCTTTGCTGGATCAGGTCCGCCCTTTGTCGGGCGCGCGCTATGTCCGGATGGAGACTTTTCACGACGCGAAAATGGCGCCCGGCCAACGCCAGTTCTGGTATCCCTGGCCCTATGTGGAAGGGCTCACCATTGCCGAGGCCGGTCACGACCTCGCCTTTCTCGTGACCGGAGCCTATGGCAAGCCTTTGGGAAAAGTGTTCGGCGCCCCCCTGCGTCTCGCCGTGCCCTGGAAATACGGGTTCAAATCAATCAAATCGATCACCCGCATTTCCCTCGTCGCCGAGCGGCCCAAAACCTTTTGGGAACAATTGCAGGCTAGCGAATATGGTTTCTGGGCCAATGTGAACCCCGCCGTCGCGCATCCGCGCTGGAGCCAGGCGAGTGAAGAGGTTATCGGCACTGGCGAACGAAGGCCGACACTGCTTTTCAACGGTTATGGTGAGCAGGTCGCCTCGCTTTATGCGGGGCTCCAGAAGGAAGTGCTCTATCGATGA
- a CDS encoding HAD family hydrolase yields the protein MDMRPVFLFDLDGTLVDSVYQHVLAWQEALDIEGIPLSVWRIHRKIGMSGGLFTHQLLRETKVEISPERIDRLRRLHAEAYRHHAAKIKPLPGARELLDTLTREQIPWAIATSGRMETAAKNLEALGVDPSKSPVVTRDDVKYAKPDPDLFLAAAARLDTPTTASIVVGDSIWDILAARRCQALGVGVLSGGYGADELERAGAYRVYEDPADILLHLDELGGRR from the coding sequence ATGGATATGCGGCCGGTCTTTCTCTTCGACCTTGATGGAACGCTTGTCGATAGTGTGTATCAGCATGTGCTCGCCTGGCAGGAGGCCCTGGACATCGAAGGAATCCCTTTGTCCGTCTGGCGCATTCATCGCAAGATCGGCATGAGCGGCGGTCTGTTTACCCATCAATTGCTGAGGGAAACGAAGGTCGAAATCAGCCCGGAGCGGATCGACCGGCTGCGTCGCCTCCATGCGGAGGCTTATCGGCACCATGCCGCGAAGATAAAGCCGCTGCCCGGTGCCCGCGAATTGCTGGATACTTTGACGCGGGAGCAAATTCCCTGGGCGATCGCCACCAGCGGACGGATGGAGACCGCTGCCAAAAATCTCGAGGCGCTTGGCGTCGATCCGTCGAAATCGCCGGTCGTCACACGCGATGACGTCAAATATGCCAAGCCCGATCCGGATCTGTTTCTGGCCGCCGCGGCAAGGCTTGATACGCCGACGACCGCTTCGATTGTGGTGGGAGACAGTATCTGGGACATTCTCGCGGCGCGCCGTTGTCAGGCGCTTGGTGTCGGCGTTCTCTCAGGAGGTTACGGCGCCGATGAACTGGAGCGAGCCGGAGCCTATCGGGTCTATGAAGATCCGGCCGATATTCTTTTGCATCTCGATGAATTGGGCGGGCGCCGCTGA
- a CDS encoding S-methyl-5'-thioadenosine phosphorylase, producing the protein MSKAVVGIIGGSGVYDLPGLKDLREERVKTPWGEPSDALRFGRIGDTEAVFLPRHGRGHVYSPSGINYRANIDAMKRVGVTDIVSVSACGSFKQELYPGLFVLVDQFVDRTQGRESSFFGNGCVVHVSMAHPVAPLLQKRIAAAATAEEIPFVSGGTYVCMEGPQFSSGAESLGYKSQNFDVIGMTAMPEAKLAREAEISYATIAMVTDFDCWHPDHDHVDVASVIKVVQANAANAARLLARLLADFPDQHEPCPIGSDRALDNAFLTAPDARDPDLLQKLDAIMQRINAK; encoded by the coding sequence ATGTCCAAAGCCGTGGTCGGTATTATTGGCGGTTCCGGTGTCTATGACCTGCCGGGTCTCAAGGATTTGCGGGAAGAGCGGGTCAAGACGCCCTGGGGCGAGCCTTCCGATGCTTTGCGCTTCGGCCGTATTGGGGACACCGAGGCGGTGTTTTTGCCGAGGCATGGGCGTGGTCATGTCTATTCCCCTTCCGGCATCAACTATCGCGCCAATATCGATGCGATGAAACGTGTGGGCGTGACCGATATTGTTTCGGTCTCGGCCTGTGGCTCGTTCAAGCAGGAACTCTACCCGGGGCTTTTCGTCCTGGTCGATCAATTTGTCGATCGCACGCAGGGGCGTGAGAGCTCCTTCTTCGGCAATGGCTGCGTCGTGCATGTCTCCATGGCGCATCCGGTTGCGCCTTTGCTGCAAAAAAGGATCGCCGCTGCCGCGACGGCGGAAGAGATTCCCTTTGTCAGCGGCGGCACTTATGTGTGCATGGAGGGACCGCAATTTTCCTCAGGCGCCGAATCCCTTGGTTATAAAAGTCAAAATTTCGATGTGATCGGAATGACCGCCATGCCCGAGGCCAAGCTCGCGCGCGAGGCGGAAATTTCCTATGCGACCATCGCCATGGTCACGGATTTCGATTGCTGGCACCCAGACCATGATCATGTCGATGTCGCCTCGGTAATCAAGGTTGTGCAGGCCAATGCCGCCAATGCCGCGCGCCTTCTGGCGCGGCTCCTGGCCGATTTTCCAGATCAGCACGAGCCCTGTCCGATCGGCTCCGATCGCGCGCTTGATAATGCCTTTTTGACGGCGCCCGACGCGCGCGACCCGGATCTTCTGCAAAAGCTCGATGCCATCATGCAACGGATCAATGCGAAATGA